Proteins encoded together in one Magnetococcus sp. PR-3 window:
- a CDS encoding substrate-binding domain-containing protein, with translation MPYPISAMPMVFLLSLCTWMGYTAPLWAEKGPEQTTNAAFCKPGEYRADGHGIVGDSFSDPDYRVKKSEKWQKQPIRYGQWAKGADLALTLDQHLYAALTPIVARFAKQQGIEIVLKEGTCGVSQGLLNRKRVDLAGFCCPPAKTDRLPGLTFHTLSISSLAIVASVKNPIENLTQKQVRDIFQGHISDWGQIKGYQSGHLNNHAVWPVGRLHCTIRPGHWRRILADENLFSPRLDEAGSIPEMIQKVGRYPNAVGYEVLWDVIQFGGPKNPVKVLKVDGLHPNDDQALIEGRYPFYRTHSIAIWTPEAGQNPHAKALITYLNDNLSTLPKKFHLISSNRLRKAGWNFRGEELIGTPK, from the coding sequence ATGCCCTACCCCATTTCAGCCATGCCTATGGTGTTTTTACTGTCACTCTGCACCTGGATGGGATACACCGCACCACTTTGGGCTGAAAAGGGACCAGAACAAACCACCAACGCAGCTTTCTGTAAGCCGGGCGAATACCGGGCGGACGGTCACGGTATTGTGGGTGACTCCTTTTCTGATCCAGATTACCGAGTTAAAAAATCAGAGAAATGGCAAAAACAGCCCATCCGCTACGGACAGTGGGCCAAAGGTGCTGACTTAGCTCTGACACTGGATCAGCACCTCTATGCGGCGCTTACCCCTATTGTGGCTCGGTTTGCCAAACAGCAAGGTATTGAAATTGTACTTAAGGAGGGCACATGTGGCGTGTCTCAAGGCTTACTCAACCGTAAACGCGTAGATCTTGCTGGTTTTTGCTGTCCGCCCGCAAAAACAGACCGTCTTCCCGGCTTAACCTTTCACACGCTCTCCATCTCATCCTTGGCCATTGTGGCCTCTGTCAAAAACCCCATTGAAAATCTCACACAAAAACAGGTTAGGGATATTTTTCAAGGTCATATTTCCGACTGGGGGCAGATAAAAGGCTATCAGAGCGGGCACCTAAACAATCATGCTGTATGGCCTGTTGGGCGCCTACATTGTACCATTCGCCCTGGCCACTGGCGGCGTATTTTGGCCGATGAAAATCTCTTCTCCCCTCGGCTTGATGAAGCGGGGAGTATTCCTGAAATGATCCAAAAAGTAGGCCGTTATCCCAATGCCGTCGGGTATGAGGTACTTTGGGATGTTATTCAATTTGGCGGGCCAAAAAATCCGGTTAAGGTTCTCAAGGTTGATGGTCTTCATCCCAATGATGATCAAGCATTAATTGAGGGGCGCTACCCCTTTTATCGCACCCACAGTATCGCCATTTGGACCCCTGAAGCAGGCCAGAACCCCCATGCAAAAGCCTTGATCACTTATTTGAATGATAATCTCTCTACACTACCTAAAAAATTTCACCTGATCTCTTCTAACAGACTCCGAAAGGCTGGTTGGAATTTTCGTGGTGAAGAGCTGATTGGAACCCCCAAATGA
- a CDS encoding response regulator transcription factor → MIRIIMADDHTIFRQGLAHLLSAHSEVEIIGEAGRGDEALELIRSLKPDVALLDISMPGLNGLDVVKQVVSEGLTTRLLLLTMHDDPTLAIKADQAGALGYVVKDNAFSELQDAIAAVAAGKRFISAVVEEKVNELERLDDLPVQLSPREKEVVKLVAEGQTNKEIARTLGISPKTVDTHRTRLMRKLNLHTTADVVRYAMRMGLV, encoded by the coding sequence ATGATACGAATCATCATGGCTGACGACCACACCATTTTTCGCCAAGGCCTGGCCCATCTGTTAAGTGCACATAGTGAGGTTGAGATTATTGGTGAAGCCGGACGTGGTGATGAAGCACTGGAACTGATCCGTTCCTTAAAACCAGACGTCGCCTTATTGGATATCTCCATGCCCGGTTTAAATGGGCTAGATGTGGTTAAACAGGTTGTCTCTGAGGGACTAACTACCCGGCTTTTACTGTTAACCATGCATGATGATCCAACCTTGGCGATTAAGGCTGATCAGGCCGGTGCATTAGGATATGTGGTGAAGGATAATGCCTTTTCTGAACTACAGGATGCCATTGCGGCTGTTGCTGCAGGCAAACGTTTTATCAGTGCGGTCGTCGAAGAGAAAGTCAATGAATTAGAGCGGTTGGATGACCTACCCGTACAGCTATCTCCCCGTGAAAAAGAGGTGGTTAAACTGGTCGCCGAAGGACAAACCAATAAAGAGATCGCACGGACCTTGGGTATTAGCCCTAAAACAGTGGATACCCACCGTACACGACTTATGCGTAAGCTTAATCTACATACCACGGCTGATGTGGTGCGCTACGCCATGCGTATGGGGTTGGTTTAG
- a CDS encoding helix-turn-helix domain-containing protein produces the protein MKTLDTPTPEQIKQARKSAGLTQEGAAVLIHRKGRAWRKWEGQNHSMDLAIWELFLIKSNQLHLATYTNTMPT, from the coding sequence ATGAAAACATTGGATACACCTACCCCAGAACAGATAAAACAGGCCAGAAAGTCTGCCGGATTAACCCAGGAAGGTGCGGCGGTATTAATTCACCGTAAAGGGCGGGCGTGGCGTAAATGGGAAGGGCAAAATCACAGTATGGATCTGGCCATATGGGAGCTGTTTTTAATTAAGAGTAACCAACTACATTTGGCCACCTATACCAACACTATGCCAACCTAA
- the galE gene encoding UDP-glucose 4-epimerase GalE, whose protein sequence is MAQHILVTGGAGYIGSHTCKELHAQGFTPITIDTLETGHPEAVMWGPLIKGNMGDTSLIKKVFSDYKPLAVMHFAAYSHVGASIFDPLKYYDNNVANTLSLLQVMEQFACRTIIFSSSCATYGIPTQIPIPTTHQQMPISPYGWSKLIIEQALRDLHQAKEWKYGILRYFNAAGADKDGVLGENHQPESHLIPLAFQTILGKHPYLEVFGEDYPTADGTAIRDYIHVTDLATAHVAALQSLLTHPGNICTNLGTGQGYSVQEIISAAEQTSGKSLPVRYAPRRTGDPAILVAALDHSPSFLPNWPQHSQLENIMQTAWNWHNR, encoded by the coding sequence ATGGCACAACATATTTTAGTCACGGGCGGCGCAGGATATATCGGCAGCCATACATGCAAAGAATTACATGCACAAGGCTTTACTCCCATCACCATAGATACACTGGAGACCGGTCATCCAGAGGCGGTCATGTGGGGACCCCTTATTAAAGGAAATATGGGAGATACTTCGCTCATTAAGAAGGTTTTTTCCGACTATAAACCCCTGGCGGTTATGCACTTTGCAGCCTATTCCCATGTGGGGGCATCCATATTCGACCCTCTTAAATATTATGACAACAATGTCGCCAACACACTTTCACTTTTGCAGGTGATGGAGCAGTTCGCTTGCCGTACCATTATTTTCTCAAGCTCTTGTGCAACCTATGGCATCCCTACTCAAATCCCCATTCCCACCACTCATCAGCAGATGCCCATTAGCCCCTATGGGTGGAGCAAACTTATTATAGAACAAGCTTTAAGAGATCTCCATCAAGCCAAAGAGTGGAAGTATGGCATTTTACGGTATTTCAATGCCGCAGGTGCGGATAAAGATGGGGTGTTGGGTGAAAACCACCAGCCAGAAAGCCATTTAATACCCTTGGCATTTCAAACCATACTAGGTAAACACCCCTATCTTGAAGTTTTTGGGGAGGACTATCCAACCGCGGATGGCACAGCCATTCGGGATTATATTCATGTCACGGATTTAGCCACTGCCCACGTCGCAGCCTTGCAAAGCCTACTGACCCACCCAGGTAACATATGTACCAATTTAGGCACCGGACAGGGTTACTCTGTACAGGAAATCATTTCAGCTGCAGAACAGACCTCTGGCAAATCTTTGCCTGTTCGCTACGCTCCTCGTCGCACAGGTGATCCGGCCATATTGGTTGCAGCCTTGGATCATTCCCCCTCTTTTCTACCCAACTGGCCTCAACATTCTCAGTTAGAGAATATCATGCAAACAGCTTGGAATTGGCACAACCGCTGA
- a CDS encoding fatty acyl-AMP ligase translates to MNANDASPEYTNFIEILCQRAEKTPDQVAYLFLGDGENVTHRLNYAEIDQQARAIARLLLAQGSPGDRVLLAYGFGLDFIPAFFGSLYAGMIAVPLPEPRATLERWLGIQQACQASLALGSGSFIKQLREKYPADSPLRQLTWLATDQPLEEGIGLDPSKDIDGNSPAFLQYTSGSTGAPKGVVVSHDNMIDNARTMQAAFNDIDEEKGFSWLPFYHDMGLTGGMLQPMFLGVPMMFMSPLHFLQRPRRWLQAISRYRITSCGAPDFAYKLCTQKIRPEQMESWDLSCWQQAMVGAEPVQAETLAQFSDHFGPCGFNENAFFPGFGMAEATLFMAGRDKQYPVTTCRVDAQALTRHEVVPLAADTSDQTYRFVSNGITYGSHRLLIVDPKTHTLCTPDQVGELWFQGGNKALGYWNDPLQTEKTFQAYLADGTGPFLRTGDLGFRVDGELYITGRLKDVIIIRGCNYYPQDLELAVEQSDPALRPAGGVAFSVTTEGAEQLVILQEIERTALRKADPKVLMRTIQSALSTTFGLSAAHIVLLKPGSVLRTSSGKVRRRDCREAFLAGDMVSL, encoded by the coding sequence ATGAACGCTAATGACGCTTCACCAGAATATACCAACTTTATAGAAATATTATGCCAGCGAGCCGAGAAAACCCCGGATCAGGTAGCCTATCTGTTTTTAGGTGATGGTGAGAATGTTACCCACCGCTTAAACTATGCAGAGATTGACCAGCAGGCCCGTGCTATTGCCCGTTTGTTGTTGGCCCAGGGATCTCCGGGTGATCGGGTACTTTTGGCTTATGGCTTTGGTTTAGATTTTATCCCCGCCTTTTTTGGTTCGCTCTATGCTGGAATGATCGCTGTACCTCTACCCGAACCCCGCGCTACCTTAGAGCGGTGGCTTGGTATCCAGCAAGCCTGTCAGGCCTCTTTGGCGTTGGGTAGTGGCAGCTTTATTAAACAGTTACGTGAAAAATATCCGGCAGACAGCCCTCTACGGCAGCTCACTTGGTTGGCTACGGATCAACCGTTGGAAGAGGGGATAGGGCTTGATCCCTCTAAGGATATTGATGGCAATTCCCCGGCCTTTTTGCAATATACCTCAGGCTCTACAGGTGCGCCCAAAGGGGTGGTGGTTAGTCATGATAATATGATCGATAATGCCCGTACTATGCAGGCGGCTTTTAATGATATTGATGAGGAAAAAGGGTTCTCCTGGTTACCTTTTTATCACGATATGGGCCTGACGGGGGGGATGTTGCAGCCCATGTTTTTGGGGGTGCCCATGATGTTTATGTCGCCCCTTCATTTTTTACAGCGACCCAGGCGCTGGTTGCAGGCAATTTCTCGCTATCGCATTACCTCCTGCGGGGCACCGGATTTTGCTTATAAACTCTGTACCCAAAAAATTCGCCCTGAACAGATGGAATCATGGGATCTAAGCTGTTGGCAGCAAGCCATGGTGGGGGCAGAGCCGGTGCAGGCGGAGACCTTAGCACAATTTTCGGACCATTTTGGACCGTGTGGTTTTAATGAAAATGCTTTTTTCCCTGGCTTTGGTATGGCTGAAGCGACCCTGTTTATGGCGGGGCGGGATAAACAGTACCCGGTGACCACCTGCCGGGTAGATGCGCAAGCCTTAACCCGGCATGAGGTGGTGCCGTTGGCGGCCGATACATCTGATCAAACCTACCGGTTTGTGAGTAACGGTATTACCTATGGTTCTCACCGTTTATTAATTGTGGATCCAAAGACCCACACATTGTGTACTCCAGATCAAGTGGGTGAACTTTGGTTTCAGGGCGGGAACAAAGCGCTGGGCTATTGGAATGATCCCCTACAGACTGAAAAAACTTTCCAAGCTTATCTGGCGGATGGAACGGGTCCTTTTTTACGAACCGGTGATTTAGGCTTTCGTGTGGATGGCGAGCTCTATATTACTGGGCGTTTAAAGGATGTCATTATTATCCGAGGTTGCAACTACTACCCACAGGATCTTGAGTTGGCTGTTGAACAGTCTGACCCTGCCTTGCGTCCGGCGGGTGGTGTCGCTTTTTCTGTCACTACAGAGGGGGCTGAGCAACTGGTTATTTTACAAGAAATTGAACGTACCGCTCTGCGCAAAGCTGACCCCAAAGTATTGATGCGGACGATTCAATCGGCCCTATCTACGACCTTTGGACTGAGTGCCGCCCATATTGTCTTACTCAAACCCGGTAGTGTGCTGCGTACATCCAGTGGCAAAGTGCGTCGCCGGGACTGTCGAGAGGCTTTTTTAGCGGGTGATATGGTCTCCCTATGA
- a CDS encoding PAS domain-containing sensor histidine kinase, producing MRAHHKLSIIRFWQQRVPLTLKVLVLLVMVGILSWNVLDHMQNRWASKLFTQQLEDTLERRFSRSLTQLKGYLRQQKKTTQLFVQHAQLVNYLRIRHDWGWGEQHQLKIHERLPSWLPSSAMIRDFTRSASFLLLDEDYHMQELFTNGRRDLDKNYLTPELLDYLSEGGPSSITQSNGVPLFIAAEPVRDAIGETMGVLALILPLDDRFLIDFTRQFDLEGIQVFIDEQEEHVIASSDPHTVPVGTAMAQLAQTYLFVGQDFFNYAFSSEMTFQVAALIPRSAVDDLHQQILKTGRTEKMISTLVFIATFVLILFWLSGKLKRLSYQINRFSEQNLGVQLEVPKRGDQLFALNHLLNRFSLEITRSREGLTQELTERKRTEKLLRESENRYRNLLDNITDWVWELDKDGNFSYSSPRVSDLLGFKPDEIMGKPPHQLMEPEERHRVEQLFAEIASRQRPLEVFTSNMLHAQSGRHVILETNGVPFYDNQGHFKGYQGISRDVTLRHHYEASLKQANQRLQTVLDGLDAMVRVTTLDQNESFFINAMANTRQQSLPCAQHHQSLHMEPELRDALCNDTVLVGPEGDPHRGISGEYFHPSEKRWYAVRVLAIRWVDNRLARLESITDITEKKALQESLRHLKNKLEIEERKRLGNLLHESIGQSLQAIKLGLEMKSLPADQAGISLKDEVAELQDAIGQLRDITTVLRPSFLERMNLEEAMRWWCHRLGRNWEGELELHASGNFDGLDAEITYNLFRILQEGLTNALKHAQATTLRVELQHVEGEGITLVVADDGVGMDLEQARRTAKGLGLSIISEQAERLGGTAQFTTAPEKGLTISVRVPE from the coding sequence ATGAGAGCACACCACAAGCTCTCTATCATTCGTTTTTGGCAACAGCGGGTTCCCCTCACCCTTAAGGTGCTGGTTCTGCTGGTCATGGTTGGTATTCTCTCATGGAACGTACTCGACCATATGCAAAACCGCTGGGCCAGCAAGCTTTTTACACAACAGTTGGAAGATACCCTTGAACGCCGTTTCAGCCGTAGCCTAACCCAGTTAAAAGGCTATTTACGTCAGCAGAAAAAAACGACTCAGCTCTTTGTGCAACATGCTCAACTGGTTAACTATCTACGTATTCGCCATGATTGGGGCTGGGGAGAACAGCACCAACTTAAAATCCATGAACGACTCCCCTCCTGGCTACCATCCTCTGCCATGATTCGGGATTTTACCCGCAGTGCCAGCTTTTTGCTCCTGGATGAGGATTATCACATGCAGGAGCTGTTCACCAACGGTCGGCGCGATTTAGATAAAAACTACCTGACCCCCGAACTGCTGGACTATTTGAGTGAGGGGGGACCATCTAGCATTACTCAATCCAACGGGGTACCGCTCTTTATTGCTGCAGAGCCTGTGCGAGATGCCATTGGCGAAACCATGGGAGTGCTGGCGTTAATTCTGCCACTGGATGATCGTTTTCTTATCGATTTTACCCGTCAGTTCGATCTGGAAGGTATTCAGGTTTTTATTGATGAGCAAGAAGAGCATGTCATTGCCAGCAGTGACCCCCACACGGTACCGGTGGGTACCGCCATGGCCCAGCTGGCACAAACCTACCTCTTTGTTGGGCAGGATTTCTTTAATTACGCCTTTTCATCAGAAATGACCTTTCAGGTGGCAGCCCTTATTCCACGCTCTGCGGTGGATGATCTTCACCAACAAATTTTAAAAACAGGCCGGACAGAGAAAATGATCTCGACCCTGGTCTTTATTGCCACCTTTGTGCTGATCCTCTTTTGGTTGTCTGGTAAGTTAAAACGACTCTCCTACCAAATTAATCGTTTTTCAGAACAAAACCTTGGGGTTCAACTGGAGGTTCCCAAAAGAGGGGATCAACTTTTTGCGTTAAACCATCTTTTAAACCGCTTTTCACTGGAGATTACCCGCTCTCGTGAAGGGTTAACCCAAGAGTTGACAGAGCGTAAGCGGACTGAAAAACTTTTACGTGAAAGTGAAAATCGATACCGTAATTTGCTGGATAATATAACCGATTGGGTGTGGGAACTGGATAAGGATGGCAATTTCAGTTACAGCAGCCCTCGGGTCTCGGATCTACTTGGGTTTAAGCCTGACGAGATTATGGGTAAACCACCTCACCAATTGATGGAGCCTGAAGAACGCCACCGGGTCGAGCAGCTGTTTGCAGAAATAGCCAGCCGTCAACGCCCCCTTGAGGTTTTTACCAGTAACATGCTACATGCTCAATCGGGTCGTCATGTGATTTTAGAGACCAATGGCGTGCCCTTTTATGATAACCAAGGGCACTTTAAAGGCTATCAGGGGATCTCACGGGATGTCACGCTGCGCCACCATTATGAAGCCTCCTTAAAGCAGGCCAATCAACGTTTGCAAACGGTTTTGGATGGGCTGGATGCCATGGTTCGGGTGACAACCCTGGATCAAAATGAGAGCTTTTTTATCAATGCCATGGCCAACACCCGGCAGCAAAGTCTACCTTGTGCTCAGCATCATCAATCTTTGCATATGGAACCTGAGCTTAGGGATGCCTTGTGCAACGATACCGTACTGGTAGGTCCTGAAGGGGACCCCCACCGGGGTATTTCCGGTGAATATTTTCATCCCTCAGAAAAGCGCTGGTATGCCGTTCGCGTACTGGCCATTCGCTGGGTAGATAATCGGTTGGCGAGACTAGAGAGCATTACTGATATCACCGAAAAAAAGGCCTTGCAGGAATCTTTAAGGCACCTAAAAAATAAGCTGGAAATTGAAGAACGCAAACGTTTGGGTAACCTGCTGCATGAGAGCATTGGTCAATCACTTCAAGCCATTAAACTTGGCTTAGAGATGAAAAGCCTACCTGCCGATCAAGCAGGTATCAGCTTAAAAGATGAAGTAGCTGAACTGCAAGATGCCATTGGCCAGTTACGGGATATTACCACTGTTTTGCGTCCCTCTTTTTTAGAACGCATGAATTTGGAAGAGGCCATGCGCTGGTGGTGTCACCGGTTAGGGCGCAACTGGGAGGGTGAGCTTGAGCTACATGCCTCTGGTAATTTTGATGGACTAGATGCCGAGATCACCTACAATCTGTTCCGTATTCTGCAGGAGGGTCTGACCAACGCCTTAAAACATGCCCAGGCGACAACGTTACGGGTGGAGCTACAGCATGTTGAAGGAGAAGGCATTACGCTTGTCGTGGCGGATGATGGGGTGGGTATGGATCTGGAACAGGCCCGTCGTACAGCCAAAGGGTTAGGACTTTCCATTATTTCTGAACAGGCCGAACGCCTGGGCGGCACCGCTCAATTTACCACGGCTCCTGAAAAGGGGCTCACCATATCGGTAAGGGTACCGGAATGA
- a CDS encoding STAS domain-containing protein, protein MDIQRIEEGDQIALVLKGELNHFAHQPFMKSIQTLQPNHTCTIHMDMVNTIDSAGLGMLLVLFEQMGSKPKKVKLCNPTPQVSGALKNSNFFSLFEVRDDCPIR, encoded by the coding sequence ATGGATATTCAACGCATTGAAGAAGGGGATCAGATTGCGCTGGTCCTAAAGGGAGAGCTGAATCATTTTGCACATCAGCCCTTTATGAAGTCTATACAGACACTGCAACCAAACCATACGTGTACGATCCACATGGATATGGTCAACACCATAGACAGCGCCGGATTAGGCATGTTGTTGGTTTTGTTTGAGCAGATGGGTAGTAAGCCTAAAAAGGTCAAGCTGTGCAACCCGACCCCTCAGGTATCAGGTGCCCTTAAAAACAGTAACTTCTTCTCCCTGTTTGAAGTTCGGGATGATTGCCCCATCCGCTGA
- a CDS encoding type I secretion system permease/ATPase, which produces MQELLRALHKPILWAACMSIGVNLLMLISPIYMMQLFDRVLTSGHHATLYSLMGLALVGVITLGVLDALRQNLMARAASWLEQMGSQQVVAHTIQGNPTSVDGLQHLGRIRNFLSSPGLFALLDTPWVFFFALILAWMHPWLGLAAIIGAGMLLTIALLTELLSRQSIARTQNLQSENAQILTAAMQSGDAVKAMAMTQPIQDQWISRMTEASHWQRVTAERGALLGGATKAVRMSIQIIVLSLGAVLVLRNELSAGGMIAASIMLGRCLAPMEQAIGGWRNFISARRAWQQLAKLPSNQASLNSMALPKPSGAIQLDALTLNREAGQAPILEDLTLTLEAGSVLAIVGPSGSGKSSLCRLLVGATKPSTGQVSFDNRPVTGWNSDQLGAWIGYLPQGVELLPGTLKENIARFNPKLDEAKVVFAAQLAGVDGLIRQLPQGYETPITPGHPLPLSMGQRQRIGLARALYDNPKFLILDEPNANLDAEGEAALVKAIETAKGMGQTVVVVTHRPALMAVVDKVAILHQGRLLRYGDRNAIRRPVAVPTQSAPNTPSSHAVTQAVGATHV; this is translated from the coding sequence ATGCAAGAACTGCTACGCGCCCTACACAAACCCATTTTATGGGCAGCCTGCATGAGTATTGGGGTTAATTTGCTGATGCTTATTAGCCCCATATACATGATGCAACTGTTCGACCGGGTTTTAACCAGTGGTCACCATGCCACCCTCTACAGTCTTATGGGGTTAGCTCTCGTGGGTGTAATTACCCTGGGTGTTCTAGATGCCTTAAGACAAAACCTGATGGCCCGTGCAGCCAGCTGGTTGGAACAGATGGGCAGCCAACAAGTGGTTGCCCATACCATTCAAGGAAACCCTACCAGCGTTGATGGTCTACAACACCTGGGCCGTATTCGAAATTTTTTGTCCAGCCCCGGTCTGTTTGCCTTGCTCGATACCCCGTGGGTCTTCTTTTTTGCTCTAATTTTAGCTTGGATGCACCCATGGTTAGGTCTTGCAGCCATTATTGGGGCAGGTATGTTGCTCACCATCGCCTTGCTTACGGAGCTGCTCAGCCGTCAAAGCATTGCCCGGACACAAAACCTACAAAGCGAAAATGCCCAAATTTTAACGGCAGCCATGCAAAGTGGAGATGCCGTTAAAGCCATGGCCATGACCCAGCCCATTCAAGATCAGTGGATAAGCCGTATGACGGAAGCTTCCCACTGGCAGCGTGTTACAGCAGAACGTGGCGCACTGCTGGGGGGGGCAACCAAAGCGGTTCGTATGAGTATTCAGATCATTGTGCTCTCTTTGGGAGCTGTCTTGGTCTTACGCAATGAACTGAGTGCAGGCGGTATGATCGCCGCATCCATCATGCTTGGTCGTTGTCTGGCCCCGATGGAGCAAGCGATTGGGGGTTGGCGTAATTTTATCTCTGCCCGCCGTGCATGGCAGCAACTGGCCAAGCTACCTTCTAACCAAGCCTCGCTTAATAGCATGGCTCTGCCCAAGCCAAGTGGTGCCATACAGCTCGATGCATTGACCTTAAACCGTGAGGCTGGCCAAGCCCCCATCCTGGAAGATCTGACCCTAACCCTTGAGGCAGGCAGTGTACTGGCCATTGTGGGTCCTTCTGGCAGTGGCAAAAGCAGCCTTTGCCGCCTGTTGGTTGGGGCCACAAAACCCAGCACTGGTCAGGTGAGTTTTGACAACCGTCCGGTAACAGGCTGGAACTCCGATCAATTGGGAGCCTGGATTGGCTATCTGCCTCAAGGCGTGGAGTTACTGCCAGGAACCTTAAAAGAGAACATCGCCCGTTTTAACCCTAAGCTTGATGAAGCCAAAGTGGTCTTTGCCGCTCAGTTAGCGGGGGTTGATGGTTTAATCCGTCAGCTTCCTCAAGGCTATGAAACCCCAATCACCCCTGGGCACCCCCTACCCCTTTCCATGGGCCAACGACAACGTATTGGTCTGGCCCGAGCCCTTTATGACAACCCTAAATTTCTAATCTTGGATGAACCCAATGCCAATCTGGATGCCGAGGGTGAAGCGGCTTTGGTAAAAGCCATAGAAACCGCCAAAGGCATGGGGCAAACCGTAGTGGTGGTTACCCACCGCCCTGCTTTGATGGCGGTGGTAGACAAAGTGGCCATTTTGCATCAAGGCCGTCTGCTCCGCTACGGTGATCGCAACGCCATACGTCGCCCTGTGGCGGTACCGACCCAATCTGCCCCAAATACACCTTCTTCTCATGCTGTTACTCAGGCCGTAGGAGCAACCCATGTTTAA